In Nonomuraea sp. NBC_00507, the following are encoded in one genomic region:
- a CDS encoding class I SAM-dependent methyltransferase, with protein MINAEAYDRGFAQLSSHTVGPLLERAHAARLLDVGCGTGVVTAAALALGAEVTAVDADPHMLELAARRHPYATIRQAALPELPFADAEFDAVAGNFIINHVPDTAEALRELHRVLRPGGRIALTWWKADEMTATNIFAEAIEAAGVSYEPPPRPFTANDTPDRFAALLTTAGFEEAAVETVRWRHQVDLGAWWTDIVEAGGPRFAVIAGQPPEVVSRIQAHYTRLAAPYARDGFPVCAYLAHARRSPG; from the coding sequence GTGATCAACGCCGAAGCGTACGACCGCGGCTTCGCTCAGCTGAGCTCCCACACCGTCGGCCCCCTGCTCGAGCGGGCACACGCCGCCCGCCTGCTCGACGTCGGCTGCGGCACCGGCGTGGTGACCGCCGCGGCGCTCGCCTTAGGGGCGGAGGTCACCGCGGTGGACGCCGACCCGCACATGCTGGAGCTGGCCGCCCGCCGCCATCCCTACGCCACGATCCGGCAGGCCGCACTGCCCGAGCTCCCGTTCGCGGACGCGGAGTTCGACGCCGTGGCCGGAAATTTCATCATCAACCACGTGCCGGACACCGCCGAGGCGCTCAGGGAACTGCACCGGGTGCTGCGTCCGGGCGGGAGGATCGCCCTGACGTGGTGGAAGGCCGACGAGATGACGGCCACGAACATCTTCGCCGAGGCCATCGAGGCGGCCGGGGTGTCCTACGAGCCGCCGCCCCGCCCGTTCACCGCCAACGACACCCCGGACCGCTTCGCCGCCCTGCTCACGACCGCGGGGTTCGAGGAGGCGGCCGTGGAGACCGTCCGGTGGCGGCACCAGGTGGATCTCGGGGCCTGGTGGACGGACATCGTGGAGGCGGGCGGGCCGCGGTTCGCGGTGATCGCCGGCCAGCCGCCGGAGGTCGTCTCGCGCATCCAGGCGCATTACACGCGCCTGGCGGCCCCGTACGCGCGCGACGGCTTCCCGGTCTGCGCCTATCTGGCCCATGCCAGGCGCAGCCCCGGCTAG
- the add gene encoding adenosine deaminase, whose amino-acid sequence MTTIDASTDAFIHALPKVELHVHLVGSASVATVLELSRRHPGSGVPSTEEELRRFYTFRDFPHFARVYRAVNQLVREPEDVATLVLGLARDLASQGARYAELQVTPYAHHIVGMPMREITEALDLAAARSLAEHGVEMAYIFDIPGEFGEEAAKITLDHALQEPPTALVGFGIGGIEQERLKYRDAFRSAFSAARAAGLHSVPHGGEMTGPETIWEVIEGYGAERIGHGINCLADTRLVAYLRDTQLPLDVCPTSNVCTGQIAAIEDHPLPRMLEEGLYVTLNSDDPPMFATTLAEEYRVAAKVFGLGTAELAQLAKNGVQASYLAGERKDALLKEIDDLASASS is encoded by the coding sequence ATGACCACCATCGACGCCTCCACCGACGCCTTCATTCACGCGCTGCCCAAGGTCGAGCTCCACGTCCACCTGGTCGGCTCGGCCTCCGTCGCCACCGTCCTGGAGCTGTCACGCCGCCACCCCGGGAGCGGCGTCCCCTCGACCGAGGAAGAACTGCGCCGCTTCTACACCTTCCGCGACTTCCCGCACTTCGCTCGGGTGTACCGGGCCGTCAACCAGTTGGTGCGCGAGCCGGAGGACGTGGCGACCCTGGTGCTGGGCCTGGCCCGCGACCTCGCGTCACAGGGCGCCCGCTACGCGGAGCTGCAGGTCACGCCGTACGCCCATCACATCGTCGGCATGCCCATGCGCGAGATCACCGAGGCCCTCGACCTCGCCGCCGCCCGCTCCCTGGCCGAGCACGGGGTGGAAATGGCGTACATCTTCGATATTCCCGGCGAGTTCGGCGAGGAGGCCGCAAAGATCACCCTGGACCACGCGCTCCAGGAACCTCCCACCGCGCTGGTAGGTTTCGGCATCGGCGGTATTGAGCAAGAACGCCTGAAATATCGCGACGCCTTCCGTTCCGCGTTCTCCGCCGCCCGCGCCGCCGGCCTGCACAGCGTCCCGCACGGCGGCGAGATGACCGGCCCCGAGACGATCTGGGAAGTCATCGAGGGCTACGGCGCGGAGCGCATCGGCCACGGCATCAACTGTCTCGCCGACACCCGCCTGGTCGCCTACCTGCGCGACACCCAGCTCCCCCTGGACGTCTGCCCCACCTCCAACGTCTGCACGGGCCAGATCGCCGCCATCGAGGACCATCCGCTGCCCCGGATGCTGGAGGAGGGCCTGTACGTCACGCTCAACAGCGATGACCCGCCCATGTTCGCCACCACGCTGGCCGAGGAGTATCGCGTGGCCGCGAAGGTCTTCGGGCTCGGCACGGCGGAGCTGGCCCAGCTGGCCAAGAACGGCGTCCAGGCCTCGTACCTGGCCGGAGAACGCAAGGATGCCTTGCTGAAGGAGATCGACGACCTCGCGTCCGCGTCCAGCTGA
- the pgl gene encoding 6-phosphogluconolactonase, with protein MSVPTVVVHRNADVLAKAVAARIITRLVDAQSAKGSASIVLTGGTVGIATLAAIAATPARDAIDWRRLDIWWGDERFVPSGDKERNETGAREALLDHVDVDPERVHVMRGPDSGMTAEESANAYAAELGAAARPEDHGPVPNFDVMLLGMGPDAHVASLFPGMPALYDTRPVVAVHGSPKPPPTRISLTLPAIQAAREVWVVAAGEEKSGAVRLALSHSGPVQVPAAGARGRGRTLFLLDRAAAGKIPPELGRLSSP; from the coding sequence GTGAGCGTCCCCACCGTCGTCGTCCACCGCAACGCCGACGTCCTGGCCAAGGCGGTGGCCGCACGGATCATCACCCGTCTGGTCGACGCGCAGTCGGCCAAGGGCTCGGCCTCGATCGTGCTGACCGGCGGCACGGTCGGCATCGCCACGCTGGCGGCCATCGCCGCCACGCCCGCCCGTGACGCCATCGACTGGCGGCGTCTGGACATCTGGTGGGGCGACGAACGTTTCGTGCCCTCCGGGGACAAGGAACGCAACGAGACCGGGGCCCGCGAGGCCCTGCTGGACCACGTGGACGTGGATCCGGAGCGGGTCCACGTCATGCGCGGCCCCGACTCGGGCATGACGGCCGAGGAATCCGCCAACGCCTACGCCGCCGAGCTGGGGGCCGCCGCCCGTCCCGAGGACCACGGCCCGGTGCCGAACTTCGATGTGATGCTGCTCGGGATGGGCCCGGACGCGCACGTGGCCTCGCTGTTCCCCGGCATGCCGGCCCTGTACGACACCCGCCCGGTGGTGGCCGTCCACGGCTCCCCCAAGCCGCCGCCCACCCGCATCTCACTGACGCTGCCCGCCATCCAGGCGGCGCGGGAAGTGTGGGTGGTGGCGGCCGGCGAGGAGAAGTCCGGGGCCGTCCGCCTGGCTCTGTCTCACTCGGGCCCCGTCCAGGTGCCGGCGGCCGGCGCTCGCGGGCGCGGGCGGACGTTGTTCCTGCTGGACCGGGCGGCGGCGGGGAAGATCCCGCCGGAGCTGGGGCGACTGTCGTCGCCCTGA
- a CDS encoding glucose-6-phosphate dehydrogenase assembly protein OpcA, with product MTTFMLSDTTAGKISAQFMHLRHQMGAPAIGMVLTLVVVCEERHQYDALRAAAEAAREHPSRIIVVINREVEEPIRLDAELRIGESTPGEVVVLRLYGELTQHADSVVSPLLLPDTPVVVWWPGMAPDVPSKDAIGALAQRRITDARGMSDGGVRSLVTRAKGYARGDTDLAWARLTPWRSLLAAAFDQPVGQVRDGVVEASTGNPSAPLLAAWLSERLGAPIEVADSPGPGLTAVRLQLDAGELAVVRTDARLATLSRPGQPDRNVALARRHTSELMAEEMRRLDSDEIYEAAVKRFAQTFKG from the coding sequence GTGACAACTTTCATGCTGTCGGACACGACGGCGGGGAAGATCTCGGCGCAGTTCATGCACCTGCGCCATCAGATGGGCGCGCCCGCCATCGGCATGGTGCTGACGCTCGTGGTGGTCTGCGAGGAGCGCCACCAGTACGACGCGCTCCGCGCCGCCGCCGAGGCGGCCCGGGAGCACCCGTCGCGCATCATCGTGGTGATCAACCGTGAGGTCGAGGAGCCCATCAGGCTCGACGCCGAGCTGCGCATCGGCGAGTCCACGCCGGGCGAGGTGGTGGTGCTGCGCCTGTACGGCGAGCTCACCCAGCACGCCGACTCGGTGGTCAGCCCGCTGCTGCTGCCCGACACGCCGGTCGTGGTGTGGTGGCCGGGCATGGCCCCGGACGTGCCCTCCAAGGACGCGATCGGCGCCCTGGCCCAGCGGCGCATCACCGACGCCAGGGGCATGTCCGACGGCGGCGTCAGGTCGCTGGTGACCAGGGCCAAGGGCTATGCCCGCGGCGACACCGACCTGGCCTGGGCGCGCCTGACGCCGTGGCGCAGCCTGCTGGCCGCCGCGTTCGACCAGCCGGTGGGCCAGGTACGCGACGGCGTGGTGGAGGCCTCCACGGGCAATCCGAGCGCGCCGCTGCTGGCCGCCTGGCTGTCGGAGCGGCTCGGTGCGCCCATCGAGGTCGCCGACTCGCCCGGCCCCGGCCTCACCGCCGTACGCCTGCAGCTGGACGCGGGCGAGCTGGCCGTGGTCAGGACCGACGCGCGGCTGGCCACGCTGTCGCGGCCCGGTCAGCCGGACCGGAACGTGGCCCTGGCCAGGCGGCACACCTCGGAGCTGATGGCCGAGGAAATGCGCAGGCTCGACAGCGACGAGATCTACGAGGCGGCGGTCAAGCGGTTCGCCCAGACCTTCAAGGGGTGA